The Terriglobales bacterium genome includes a region encoding these proteins:
- the trpC gene encoding indole-3-glycerol phosphate synthase TrpC gives MSVTLDQIVGARRQEVARTKAAADFAALRRQAERHPPRGFRRALEAAARTRPAIIAELKKASPSKGVLRGSFPVGRLATALARGGAAALSVLTEEQHFQGSLSNLREASAATELPCLRKDFMVDEFQVLEARAHNADAILLIVAALSDDELRRLHHAAREDGLDVLVEVHDEAELERAAHLGADLIGVNTRDLRTFEVDLQTAVRLAPKIPAGALKVAESGIHTAEDVRLLRAAGYAAFLIGETLMKAEDPGEALQRLLGEAKAPPAGAAGAATRGTGTED, from the coding sequence ATGTCCGTCACACTCGACCAGATCGTAGGCGCGCGCCGCCAGGAGGTGGCGCGCACCAAGGCGGCGGCGGACTTCGCCGCGCTGCGCCGGCAGGCGGAACGCCATCCGCCGCGCGGCTTCCGGCGGGCGCTCGAGGCGGCCGCCCGCACGCGCCCGGCGATCATCGCGGAACTGAAGAAGGCGTCGCCGTCGAAGGGCGTGCTGCGCGGCAGCTTCCCGGTGGGGAGGCTGGCGACCGCGCTCGCGCGCGGGGGCGCGGCAGCGCTCTCGGTCCTGACGGAAGAGCAGCACTTCCAGGGGTCGCTCAGCAACCTGCGGGAAGCGTCGGCAGCGACGGAGCTGCCATGCCTGCGCAAAGATTTCATGGTGGACGAGTTCCAGGTGCTGGAGGCGCGCGCGCACAACGCCGACGCCATCCTGCTGATCGTCGCCGCGCTCTCGGACGACGAGCTGCGGCGGCTGCACCACGCGGCGCGGGAAGACGGCCTCGACGTGCTGGTCGAGGTGCACGACGAAGCGGAACTGGAGCGCGCCGCTCACCTGGGCGCCGACCTCATCGGCGTGAACACGCGCGACCTGCGGACCTTCGAGGTCGATCTGCAGACGGCGGTGCGGCTTGCCCCGAAGATCCCCGCCGGCGCGCTGAAGGTCGCCGAAAGCGGCATCCACACGGCGGAAGACGTTCGGCTGTTGCGCGCGGCAGGGTACGCCGCGTTCCTCATCGGAGAGACGCTGATGAAGGCGGAGGATCCCGGCGAGGCGCTGCAGCGCCTGCTGGGGGAAGCCAAGGCGCCGCCGGCGGGCGCGGCCGGCGCGGCGACACGCGGCACCGGAACGGAAGACTGA
- a CDS encoding prephenate dehydrogenase/arogenate dehydrogenase family protein has translation MFKQITIVGTGLIGGSVGLALKRARFRGKVIGCDEPAVLAVAQKRKAIDRGARDCGQALRGSDLVVLATPVGAIIDLLDRFGPSLGKNVFVTDVGSTKAEIVACAQRVFGRDAARRFLGGHPMAGKELGGIEHADAQLFRGRPWFMTPLAGQELDEGPAAAWTELLGTIGARVMTQTADRHDRMAAWTSHLPQMLSTALASTLEDFRERFAEEFGDDLDPEESGGRALREMTRIAASPYEMWRDIALTNTTNIADALLQLEQKLMHMRENLRTRGLEEEFCRARGQNLKAEAQGTLRDPRSKNKKKTKQT, from the coding sequence TTGTTCAAGCAGATCACCATCGTCGGGACCGGGCTGATCGGCGGCTCGGTCGGGCTGGCGCTCAAGCGCGCGCGCTTCCGCGGGAAAGTCATTGGCTGCGACGAGCCCGCAGTGCTGGCCGTCGCGCAGAAGCGCAAGGCCATCGACCGCGGCGCGCGCGACTGCGGGCAGGCGCTGCGCGGCTCCGACCTGGTGGTGCTGGCGACGCCGGTCGGCGCCATCATCGATCTTCTCGACCGTTTCGGCCCGTCGCTGGGCAAGAACGTGTTCGTTACCGACGTCGGGAGCACGAAAGCAGAGATCGTCGCGTGCGCGCAAAGAGTGTTCGGGCGCGATGCGGCGCGGCGTTTCCTGGGCGGTCATCCGATGGCGGGCAAGGAGCTGGGCGGCATCGAACACGCCGACGCGCAGCTGTTCCGCGGCAGGCCATGGTTCATGACGCCCTTGGCGGGACAGGAGCTGGACGAGGGTCCGGCGGCGGCGTGGACAGAGCTGCTGGGAACGATCGGCGCGCGGGTGATGACGCAGACCGCGGACCGGCACGACCGGATGGCCGCGTGGACCAGTCACCTGCCGCAGATGCTCTCGACCGCCCTGGCCTCGACGCTGGAGGATTTTCGGGAGCGGTTCGCGGAAGAGTTCGGCGACGACCTGGACCCGGAGGAATCCGGTGGGCGCGCGCTGCGCGAGATGACCCGCATCGCGGCCAGCCCCTACGAGATGTGGCGCGACATCGCCCTGACGAACACGACGAACATCGCCGACGCGCTGCTGCAGCTCGAGCAGAAGCTGATGCATATGCGCGAGAACCTGCGGACGCGCGGGCTGGAAGAGGAGTTCTGCCGCGCGCGCGGTCAAAACCTCAAGGCGGAGGCGCAGGGTACGCTGAGAGATCCGCGGAGCAAGAATAAGAAAAAGACAAAGCAGACGTGA
- a CDS encoding chorismate mutase, producing the protein MDIAGWRKKIDELDRKMVELLNERARAAKEIGKLKRTTDMPIYEPEREKRIFENVRQVNQGPLTDLDLTQVFERIIDIMRNLQKKEIVPPEREKQAAAGGTEFDSDVNE; encoded by the coding sequence ATGGACATCGCTGGTTGGCGGAAGAAGATCGACGAACTCGACCGCAAGATGGTCGAGCTGCTGAACGAGCGTGCGCGGGCGGCGAAGGAGATCGGCAAGCTGAAGCGCACGACCGACATGCCCATCTACGAGCCGGAGCGCGAGAAGCGCATCTTCGAGAACGTGCGGCAGGTGAACCAGGGTCCGCTGACGGACCTGGACCTGACGCAGGTGTTTGAACGGATCATCGACATCATGCGGAACCTGCAGAAGAAGGAGATCGTGCCGCCGGAGAGAGAGAAGCAGGCTGCGGCGGGCGGCACGGAATTCGATTCGGACGTGAACGAATGA
- the aroF gene encoding 3-deoxy-7-phosphoheptulonate synthase, whose translation MIVAMQPHASEEQIQHVIERLVNMGFEVHRSTGTQQTVLGAVGPRIDFDIRDIEALSGVGEVHRISAPYKLVGRTWRPEGTVIQFKNGVQLGGEDVHVMAGPCSVESREQLFAVAEAVSKAGAKFLRGGAFKPRTSPYSFQGLGEEGLKLLREAGDKFGMLVVSEVMEISQIALMLPYVDVLQVGARNMQNFNLLRELGKARKPVLLKRGIAATIEELLLSGEYLMAGGNYEVMLCERGIRTYETYTRNTLDISAIPIVHKLSHLPMVCDPSHGTGRREKVAPMARASVAAGADAVLVEVHNEPEKALSDGAQSLYPEQFEELMKQLRMIAPAVGRKLA comes from the coding sequence ATGATCGTCGCGATGCAGCCCCACGCGAGCGAAGAGCAGATCCAGCACGTGATCGAGCGGCTGGTGAACATGGGCTTCGAGGTCCACCGCTCGACCGGCACGCAGCAGACGGTGCTGGGGGCGGTAGGGCCGCGCATCGACTTCGACATCCGCGACATCGAGGCGCTGTCGGGCGTAGGCGAGGTGCACCGCATCTCGGCGCCCTACAAGCTGGTCGGGCGGACGTGGCGGCCCGAGGGCACGGTCATCCAGTTCAAGAACGGCGTGCAGCTGGGCGGGGAAGACGTCCACGTGATGGCGGGGCCGTGCTCGGTGGAATCGCGCGAGCAGCTCTTTGCGGTCGCCGAGGCGGTGAGCAAGGCGGGCGCGAAGTTCCTGCGCGGCGGCGCCTTCAAGCCGCGGACGTCACCGTATTCCTTCCAGGGCCTGGGCGAAGAAGGGCTCAAGCTGCTGCGCGAGGCGGGGGACAAGTTCGGCATGCTGGTGGTGAGCGAGGTCATGGAGATCTCGCAGATCGCGCTGATGCTGCCGTACGTCGACGTGCTCCAGGTGGGCGCGCGCAACATGCAGAACTTCAACCTGCTGCGCGAGCTGGGGAAGGCGCGCAAGCCGGTGCTGCTGAAGCGCGGCATCGCGGCGACCATCGAGGAGCTGCTGCTTTCGGGCGAGTACCTGATGGCGGGCGGCAACTACGAGGTCATGCTGTGCGAGCGCGGCATCCGCACCTACGAGACCTACACGCGCAACACGCTCGACATCTCGGCCATCCCGATCGTCCACAAACTCTCGCACCTGCCGATGGTGTGCGACCCGTCGCACGGCACCGGGCGGCGCGAGAAGGTCGCGCCCATGGCGCGGGCCTCGGTCGCCGCGGGCGCCGACGCCGTGCTGGTCGAGGTGCATAACGAGCCCGAGAAGGCGCTCTCCGACGGCGCGCAGTCGCTCTATCCCGAGCAGTTCGAGGAGCTGATGAAGCAGCTGCGGATGATCGCGCCCGCCGTCGGGCGCAAGCTCGCGTAG
- the trpA gene encoding tryptophan synthase subunit alpha, whose translation MPLRFDKKPALVAYVTCGDPAMEVTRDIVLAAIDAGADVVELGVPFSDPVADGPVIQRASERALRAGATLKKILAMAREVRALKPKAGLLIFSYLNPVLRMRLERFCAAAADAGIDGALLTDMTVEEAGDYLECMRRRKLATVFLAAPTSSDARLEKIAAASSGFVYAVSRTGVTGARQEVSSEAQQLVARVRKYSKLPVAVGFGISTPEQFAAVGAWADGVVVGSAIVERIEANRGREPEAVANFIGSLKRHAAASARSWMG comes from the coding sequence ATGCCGCTGCGATTCGACAAGAAGCCCGCGCTGGTCGCGTACGTCACGTGCGGCGACCCCGCGATGGAGGTCACGCGCGACATCGTGCTGGCCGCCATCGACGCGGGTGCGGACGTGGTGGAACTGGGCGTGCCGTTCTCCGACCCGGTGGCGGACGGCCCGGTCATCCAGCGCGCCAGCGAGCGCGCGCTGCGCGCGGGCGCGACGCTGAAGAAGATCCTGGCGATGGCGCGGGAAGTGCGGGCGTTGAAACCGAAGGCCGGCCTGCTCATCTTTTCTTACTTGAACCCGGTGCTGCGGATGAGGCTGGAGCGGTTCTGCGCCGCCGCGGCCGACGCCGGCATCGATGGCGCGCTGCTCACGGACATGACGGTGGAAGAGGCGGGCGACTACCTGGAATGCATGCGACGGCGGAAGCTGGCGACGGTGTTCCTGGCCGCGCCGACCTCGAGCGATGCGCGCCTGGAGAAGATCGCGGCGGCGTCTTCCGGGTTCGTGTACGCGGTGTCGCGCACGGGCGTGACCGGGGCGCGGCAGGAAGTCTCGAGCGAGGCCCAGCAACTGGTCGCGCGCGTCCGAAAGTATTCGAAGCTGCCGGTGGCGGTGGGTTTCGGCATCTCAACACCGGAGCAGTTCGCCGCGGTCGGCGCGTGGGCGGACGGCGTGGTGGTGGGCAGCGCGATCGTGGAGCGCATCGAGGCGAATCGCGGCCGCGAACCGGAGGCGGTGGCAAACTTCATTGGCTCGCTGAAGCGTCATGCCGCCGCCTCGGCGCGGAGCTGGATGGGCTGA
- a CDS encoding GNAT family N-acetyltransferase, which produces MNLDLQPTLTGKLVELRPLGAEDFDALYAAASDPLIWEQHPERRHERAVFEQFFAGAMESGGALAVIERKTGKVIGTSRYARLVPGEQVEIGWTFLERAYWGGEYNGEMKRLMLEHAFRFVERVVFTVAEKNLRSQKAVEKIGGVRVGTERRTGPEGAPQENVVFAITKEAWKAVHA; this is translated from the coding sequence ATGAATCTCGACCTTCAACCGACGCTGACCGGCAAGCTGGTCGAACTGCGTCCGCTGGGCGCGGAGGACTTTGATGCGCTTTACGCCGCGGCCAGCGACCCGCTCATCTGGGAGCAGCATCCGGAGCGGCGCCACGAGCGGGCGGTGTTCGAGCAGTTCTTTGCCGGGGCGATGGAGTCAGGCGGCGCGCTGGCTGTGATCGAGCGCAAGACCGGGAAGGTCATCGGCACGTCGCGCTACGCCCGGCTGGTTCCCGGAGAGCAGGTCGAGATCGGGTGGACTTTCCTGGAGCGCGCGTACTGGGGCGGCGAGTACAACGGCGAGATGAAGCGGTTGATGCTGGAGCACGCGTTCCGTTTCGTCGAGCGCGTAGTATTCACGGTCGCCGAGAAGAACCTGCGCTCGCAGAAAGCGGTGGAGAAGATCGGCGGCGTCCGCGTCGGCACGGAGAGGCGCACCGGGCCGGAGGGCGCGCCGCAGGAGAACGTGGTGTTCGCCATCACGAAGGAAGCGTGGAAGGCGGTGCACGCCTAG
- a CDS encoding phosphoribosylanthranilate isomerase — translation MAIWIKICGTTSVEDAETVAAAGASAVGFVFARSPRRVAALDARTIATRLPATLQRVGVFVNEKPERVRDIVSRAGLTAVQLHGEETPEYAQNLFSAAPPPSDMGYPAERRRATRIFKAIPMDGEAGAKIAKFLAAGDAVDAFVLDTAGELRGGSGKTFPWEAAAGLMKEFPQVRFVIAGGLNPENVGEAVAKLRPWGVDVSSGVEKQPGVKIQDRVFAFVDAVRAAEKALKV, via the coding sequence ATGGCCATCTGGATCAAGATCTGCGGCACGACGAGCGTGGAGGACGCCGAGACGGTGGCGGCGGCGGGCGCGAGCGCGGTGGGGTTCGTGTTCGCGCGCAGCCCGCGGCGCGTCGCCGCGCTCGACGCGCGGACGATCGCGACGCGGCTGCCGGCGACGCTGCAGCGCGTGGGAGTGTTTGTGAACGAGAAGCCGGAGCGCGTGCGCGACATCGTGAGCCGCGCCGGCCTGACCGCCGTGCAGCTCCATGGCGAAGAGACGCCGGAGTACGCGCAGAATCTTTTCAGCGCGGCCCCGCCCCCGTCGGACATGGGCTATCCGGCAGAGCGGCGGCGGGCGACGCGCATCTTCAAGGCCATCCCGATGGACGGCGAGGCGGGCGCGAAGATCGCCAAGTTCCTCGCGGCGGGCGACGCCGTCGACGCCTTCGTGCTCGACACCGCCGGCGAGCTGCGCGGCGGCTCCGGCAAGACGTTTCCCTGGGAGGCGGCCGCCGGCCTGATGAAAGAGTTCCCGCAAGTGCGGTTCGTGATCGCCGGCGGGCTGAACCCGGAAAACGTCGGGGAGGCGGTCGCGAAGCTGCGGCCGTGGGGCGTCGATGTGTCCAGCGGCGTCGAGAAGCAGCCCGGCGTCAAGATCCAGGACCGCGTCTTCGCCTTCGTGGACGCGGTGCGCGCCGCCGAGAAAGCCCTCAAAGTCTAG
- the trpB gene encoding tryptophan synthase subunit beta → MTPRSTAAAAPGRFGPYGGRYVPETLVAALEELERAYGAARRDKRFQRRLQELLEQYAGRPTPLYFAERMTRELGGAQVYLKREDLLHTGAHKINNCIGQALLAERMGKRRIIAETGAGQHGVASATVCALFGFQCVVYMGTEDMRRQELNVFRMRLLGAEVRGVGSGSRTLKDAINEAMRDWVTNVRSTHYLLGSVLGAHPYPTMVRDFQSVIGREARKQVLKQAGKLPAAVIACVGGGSNAIGIFHEFLGDKRVKLIGVEAGGRSARLGEHAARFLGEGGAPGVLQGTFSYVLQDEAGQVASTHSVSAGLDYPSIGPEHAWLHDSRRAEYVAASDEQALAACQSLARTEGIIPALESAHAVAELVKRAPRMKKSDVVIVNISGRGDKDIGILRENLRF, encoded by the coding sequence ATGACTCCCCGGTCCACTGCCGCAGCCGCTCCCGGACGTTTTGGTCCCTACGGCGGGCGCTACGTCCCCGAGACGCTGGTGGCGGCGCTGGAGGAATTGGAGCGGGCGTATGGCGCGGCGCGGCGCGACAAGAGGTTCCAGCGGCGCTTGCAGGAGCTGCTGGAGCAGTACGCCGGGCGGCCGACGCCGCTCTACTTCGCCGAGCGGATGACGCGCGAACTGGGCGGCGCGCAGGTCTACCTGAAGCGCGAAGACCTGCTGCACACAGGCGCGCACAAGATCAACAACTGCATCGGGCAAGCGCTGCTGGCCGAGCGCATGGGGAAGCGGCGCATCATCGCCGAGACCGGTGCGGGACAGCACGGCGTGGCCAGCGCGACGGTGTGCGCGCTGTTCGGCTTCCAATGCGTCGTCTACATGGGGACCGAAGACATGCGGCGGCAGGAGCTGAACGTCTTCCGGATGCGGCTGCTGGGGGCGGAAGTGCGCGGCGTGGGTTCCGGGTCACGCACGCTCAAGGACGCTATCAACGAGGCGATGCGCGACTGGGTGACGAACGTGCGCAGCACGCACTACCTGCTGGGGTCGGTGCTGGGGGCGCATCCGTATCCCACGATGGTGCGCGATTTCCAGTCGGTGATCGGGCGCGAGGCGCGCAAGCAGGTGCTGAAGCAGGCGGGCAAGCTTCCGGCGGCGGTGATCGCCTGCGTCGGGGGCGGGTCGAACGCCATCGGCATCTTCCACGAGTTCCTGGGCGACAAGCGCGTGAAGCTCATCGGCGTGGAGGCCGGCGGGCGCAGCGCGCGCCTGGGCGAGCACGCCGCGCGCTTTCTGGGCGAGGGCGGCGCACCCGGCGTGCTGCAGGGAACGTTCTCCTATGTCTTGCAGGACGAAGCCGGGCAAGTCGCGAGCACGCACTCGGTCTCGGCGGGGCTGGACTATCCCTCGATCGGGCCGGAGCATGCCTGGCTGCACGATTCGCGGCGCGCGGAGTACGTGGCGGCGTCGGACGAGCAGGCGCTGGCGGCCTGCCAGTCGCTCGCGCGCACCGAGGGGATCATCCCGGCGCTGGAGTCGGCGCACGCGGTGGCGGAGCTGGTGAAGCGCGCGCCGCGGATGAAGAAGTCGGATGTGGTGATCGTGAACATTTCGGGTCGGGGAGATAAGGACATCGGGATACTCCGCGAGAACCTGCGGTTCTGA